A DNA window from Streptomyces sp. 71268 contains the following coding sequences:
- a CDS encoding sensor histidine kinase: protein MRIPRPRSLAGQLFAMQVVLVAAVVAGCAVFTYVTAKGEAQEAARRQALTAATTIANSPAVVEAARSPDPTSVLQPYAERVRLDSGVAFVTIMNPRGVRWTHPEPGRIGEKFLGHTGPALRGEVFSETYTGTLGPSVRVVAPVREGGGTDGPGPVVALVSAGITIKEITERERRQVLALTGVALAALVLGGLGTYVINARLRRHTHGMNANELSQMHDYHQATLQAVREGLVMLDGQRRIALINDGGRELLGLPRPDAAATAGSSEAAPAIDARAGRRGAPPVGRHVGELGLPPPLTAALLDPEPRVDELHLTADRVLIVNTAPVSSNGRRGSVVTLRDHTELQALSGELDSVRGFAEALRSQAHEAANRLHAVVSLIELGRADEAVEFATAELRLAQALTDQVVGAVAEPVLAALLLGKAAQASEYAVDFELTPDSHIDDGLLPASLPARDLVTILGNLVDNAIDAAGGQTAPSARGGPGPGRRSGAPVDGRRGRVTVTVRAWDEELTLRVGDNGPGVGPGAAEEIFQRGWSTKAVPGHGLGLAIVRQTVHRNGGTITLGRSPRGGAEFTVRLPLRTTDEAPPDAEPRPAEPAPGTAGPSTDGPSADRPSTGGPTADGPGGGVAS, encoded by the coding sequence ATGCGCATCCCCCGTCCTCGCAGCCTCGCTGGCCAGCTCTTCGCCATGCAGGTCGTGCTGGTCGCCGCCGTGGTCGCCGGGTGCGCCGTCTTCACCTACGTCACGGCCAAGGGCGAGGCGCAGGAGGCCGCGCGGCGCCAGGCGTTGACCGCGGCCACCACCATCGCCAACTCCCCCGCCGTCGTCGAGGCGGCCCGCTCGCCCGACCCGACCTCGGTGCTCCAGCCGTACGCGGAGCGCGTGCGGCTGGACTCCGGCGTCGCGTTCGTCACGATCATGAACCCGCGCGGGGTCCGCTGGACGCATCCGGAACCCGGCCGGATCGGCGAGAAGTTCCTCGGCCACACCGGGCCCGCGCTGCGCGGCGAGGTGTTCTCCGAGACGTACACCGGCACCCTCGGCCCCTCCGTGCGCGTCGTGGCCCCGGTGCGCGAGGGCGGCGGCACGGACGGCCCGGGCCCGGTGGTCGCGCTGGTGAGCGCCGGGATCACGATCAAGGAGATCACCGAGCGGGAGCGGCGCCAGGTGCTCGCCCTCACCGGCGTCGCGCTGGCCGCGCTCGTGCTCGGCGGGCTGGGCACCTACGTCATCAACGCGCGGCTGCGCCGGCACACGCACGGCATGAACGCCAACGAGCTGAGCCAGATGCACGACTACCACCAGGCCACGCTGCAAGCGGTGCGGGAGGGCCTGGTGATGCTCGACGGGCAGCGCCGGATCGCGCTCATCAACGACGGCGGGCGCGAACTCCTCGGCCTGCCCCGCCCGGACGCCGCCGCCACGGCCGGCTCGTCGGAGGCCGCCCCCGCCATCGACGCGCGGGCCGGCCGGCGCGGCGCGCCACCCGTCGGCCGGCACGTGGGCGAACTCGGCCTGCCCCCGCCGCTGACCGCGGCGCTGCTCGACCCCGAACCCCGGGTGGACGAGCTGCACCTGACCGCCGACCGGGTCCTGATCGTCAACACCGCGCCGGTGAGCAGCAACGGCCGGCGCGGCTCCGTGGTGACCCTGCGCGACCACACCGAACTCCAGGCCCTCTCGGGCGAGCTGGACTCGGTACGCGGCTTCGCCGAGGCGCTGCGCTCGCAGGCCCACGAGGCGGCCAACCGGCTGCACGCCGTGGTCTCCCTCATCGAACTCGGCCGAGCCGACGAGGCCGTCGAGTTCGCCACCGCCGAGCTGCGACTGGCCCAGGCGCTCACCGACCAGGTGGTGGGCGCGGTGGCCGAGCCGGTGCTCGCCGCGCTGCTGCTCGGCAAGGCGGCCCAGGCCAGCGAGTACGCGGTGGACTTCGAGCTGACGCCCGACAGCCACATCGACGACGGGCTGCTGCCGGCCAGCCTGCCGGCCCGGGACCTGGTGACCATCCTGGGCAACCTGGTGGACAACGCCATCGACGCGGCGGGCGGCCAGACCGCCCCGTCCGCGCGGGGCGGCCCGGGCCCCGGCCGCCGCTCGGGGGCGCCCGTGGACGGCCGACGGGGGCGGGTCACGGTGACGGTTCGGGCCTGGGACGAGGAGTTGACGCTGCGGGTCGGGGACAACGGCCCCGGCGTCGGCCCGGGCGCGGCCGAGGAGATCTTCCAGCGGGGTTGGAGCACCAAGGCCGTGCCCGGCCACGGGCTCGGCCTGGCCATCGTGCGCCAGACGGTGCACCGCAACGGCGGCACCATCACGCTGGGCCGCTCCCCACGGGGCGGCGCCGAGTTCACGGTCCGGCTGCCCCTGCGCACCACGGACGAGGCCCCCCCGGACGCCGAGCCCCGACCCGCCGAACCCGCGCCGGGCACGGCCGGGCCCAGCACGGACGGGCCCAGCGCGGACAGGCCCAGCACGGGCGGGCCCACCGCCGACGGGCCCGGTGGCGGGGTGGCCTCGTGA
- a CDS encoding cation:dicarboxylase symporter family transporter, translating to MIVAVLLGITLGFAAPDFAVELKPIGTGFVNLIKMMISPIIFCTIVLGVGSVRKAAKVGAVGGLALGYFLLMSTVALAIGLLVGNILEPGSGLHLTSEAAKAGQGEAEGASESTEEFLLGIIPTSMLSAFTEGEVLQTLLIALLVGFALQAMGKAGEPVLRGIGHLQRLVFRVLAMIMWAAPVGAFGAIAAVIGETGTDALRSLAVIMVGFYVTCLIFVVVVLGTILRLVAGVNLFLLLKYLAREFLLILSTSSSESALPRLIAKMEHAGVSKPVVGITVPTGYSFNLDGTAIYLTMASLFIAEAMGDPLSVGQQISLLLFMIVASKGAAGVTGAGLATLAGGLQSHRPELVDGVGLIVGIDRFMSEARALTNFAGNAVATVLVGTWTKEIDRDRMREVLHGRIPFDERTLLNDDHGHAPDDEPSDGPAERVALAKRAAAEADGKEAAKV from the coding sequence GTGATCGTGGCCGTGCTCCTCGGCATCACGCTGGGCTTCGCGGCGCCCGACTTCGCCGTGGAGCTCAAGCCGATCGGCACCGGCTTCGTGAACCTGATCAAGATGATGATCTCGCCGATCATCTTCTGCACGATCGTGCTCGGCGTGGGGTCGGTCCGCAAGGCCGCCAAGGTCGGCGCCGTCGGCGGCCTCGCGCTCGGCTACTTCCTGCTCATGTCCACCGTGGCGCTCGCCATCGGCCTGCTGGTCGGCAACATCCTGGAGCCGGGCAGCGGGCTGCACCTGACCAGCGAGGCGGCCAAGGCGGGCCAGGGCGAGGCCGAGGGCGCCAGCGAGTCGACCGAGGAGTTCCTGCTCGGCATCATCCCGACGAGCATGCTCTCCGCCTTCACCGAGGGCGAGGTGCTCCAGACCCTGCTGATCGCCCTGCTGGTCGGCTTCGCCCTACAGGCCATGGGCAAGGCGGGCGAGCCCGTCCTGCGCGGCATCGGCCACCTGCAGCGGCTCGTCTTCCGGGTGCTCGCGATGATCATGTGGGCGGCCCCGGTGGGCGCCTTCGGCGCCATCGCGGCGGTGATCGGCGAGACCGGCACCGACGCGCTGCGCTCGCTCGCGGTCATCATGGTCGGCTTCTACGTCACCTGCCTGATCTTCGTGGTCGTCGTGCTCGGCACGATCCTGCGCCTGGTGGCGGGCGTGAACCTGTTCCTGCTGCTGAAGTACCTGGCGCGGGAGTTCCTGCTGATCCTGTCGACCTCCTCGTCCGAGTCGGCGCTGCCGCGGCTGATCGCGAAGATGGAGCACGCGGGGGTCAGCAAGCCGGTGGTCGGCATCACCGTCCCCACCGGCTACTCCTTCAACCTCGACGGCACCGCCATCTACCTGACGATGGCCTCGCTGTTCATCGCCGAGGCGATGGGCGACCCGCTCTCCGTCGGGCAGCAGATCTCGCTGCTGCTGTTCATGATCGTGGCGTCCAAGGGGGCCGCGGGCGTCACCGGGGCCGGCCTCGCCACGCTCGCCGGTGGCCTCCAGTCGCACCGGCCGGAGCTGGTGGACGGCGTCGGGCTGATCGTCGGCATCGACCGCTTCATGAGCGAGGCGCGGGCCCTGACGAACTTCGCCGGGAACGCGGTGGCCACCGTGCTCGTCGGCACCTGGACCAAGGAGATCGACCGGGACCGGATGCGCGAGGTGCTGCACGGACGGATCCCGTTCGACGAGCGCACGCTGCTCAACGATGACCACGGCCACGCGCCCGACGACGAGCCCTCGGACGGGCCCGCCGAGCGGGTCGCCCTGGCCAAGCGGGCGGCCGCCGAGGCGGACGGCAAGGAGGCGGCCAAGGTCTGA
- a CDS encoding maltokinase, with protein MSDSSMSRGSPPTPSPPTASAARPRPTGPATGPRGAGPRTGGAGQVTAAGPAAGGADDGLLASLAPLLTEWLPRQRWFAGKGRPIRGFTLVSATELLPCAARDSAAGLLHLLVRAHQGPYEDGAGGEGGVEGGAGGEADGDPGADAGVGDGAGAGVSADAGVGDGAAGPAGRATAGAGALAKPSSASRARRRPAAEPADCYQLLLGVLPPNPHGAGPPPADGAARAEPGPAAANGAGERAVAREAAALPPRLAHALIGRPATGPLAGALLYEALADPRQAALLLERLRLPGTLGPLRFRRAPGAAIEAGLTPRPLTAEQSNSSVVYGDAYILKVFRRIAPGINPDLEVALALARTGCRRVPPPTAWFEAAGPGAPATLGLLQPYLADCADGWQYALDQLARGADFTAAAYALGQATAEVHLALARSLPTAELGPPQIAHLTAAMSRRLDAAAGAVPALRPFRRALRGAYADLAALGDSGRAWPAQRIHGDLHLGQALRGTRDGRWSLIDFEGEPASPLAERRRLQPVVRDIAGMLRSFDYAAAVGAGGAHGGPGGAVAPREPREWARRCRAAYCAGYAAACGHDPRAEPELLRAYETDKAVYEVLYEARHRPDWLPVPLSAIRRLAGPAARDTA; from the coding sequence ATGTCGGACTCCTCCATGTCCCGGGGGTCACCCCCCACCCCCTCGCCCCCGACGGCGAGCGCAGCGCGGCCTCGCCCCACGGGCCCGGCCACGGGCCCGCGCGGGGCCGGACCGCGTACCGGCGGCGCGGGCCAGGTCACGGCGGCGGGACCGGCCGCCGGCGGCGCCGACGACGGGCTGCTGGCCTCGCTCGCGCCGCTGCTGACCGAGTGGCTGCCACGGCAGCGCTGGTTCGCCGGCAAGGGCCGCCCGATCAGGGGCTTCACCCTGGTCTCGGCGACGGAGCTGCTCCCGTGCGCGGCGCGCGACAGCGCGGCGGGCCTGCTGCACCTGCTGGTACGGGCCCACCAGGGTCCGTACGAGGACGGTGCGGGCGGCGAGGGCGGCGTCGAGGGTGGCGCCGGCGGCGAGGCGGACGGCGACCCGGGCGCCGACGCGGGCGTGGGCGACGGGGCGGGTGCTGGCGTGAGCGCCGACGCGGGCGTGGGCGACGGGGCGGCGGGGCCCGCCGGCCGGGCCACGGCCGGGGCCGGGGCGTTGGCGAAACCATCCTCCGCGTCCCGGGCGCGCCGGCGGCCGGCCGCCGAGCCGGCCGACTGCTACCAACTGCTGCTCGGCGTGCTGCCGCCGAACCCGCACGGCGCCGGGCCACCGCCGGCGGACGGGGCGGCGCGGGCCGAGCCCGGGCCCGCCGCCGCGAACGGGGCGGGCGAGCGGGCCGTGGCGCGGGAGGCGGCGGCGCTGCCGCCTCGGCTGGCCCACGCCCTCATCGGCCGGCCCGCCACCGGGCCGCTGGCCGGAGCCCTGCTCTACGAGGCGCTCGCCGACCCGCGACAGGCCGCGCTGCTCCTCGAACGCCTGCGGCTGCCCGGCACGCTCGGCCCGCTGCGTTTCCGGCGTGCCCCGGGCGCCGCCATCGAGGCCGGACTCACGCCCCGCCCGCTGACCGCCGAGCAGTCCAACTCCTCGGTGGTGTACGGCGACGCGTACATCCTCAAGGTCTTCCGCAGGATCGCGCCGGGCATCAACCCCGACCTGGAGGTGGCGCTCGCCCTCGCCCGGACCGGCTGCCGCCGGGTGCCCCCGCCCACCGCGTGGTTCGAGGCGGCCGGGCCTGGCGCCCCGGCGACGCTCGGGCTACTCCAGCCCTACCTCGCCGACTGCGCCGACGGCTGGCAGTACGCCCTGGACCAGTTGGCGCGCGGCGCCGACTTCACCGCCGCCGCGTACGCGCTGGGGCAGGCCACCGCCGAGGTCCACCTCGCGCTGGCGCGCTCGCTGCCGACCGCCGAACTCGGCCCCCCGCAGATCGCGCACCTCACGGCCGCCATGTCGCGCCGGCTGGACGCGGCGGCGGGCGCCGTCCCCGCGCTCCGGCCCTTCCGCCGGGCGCTGCGCGGCGCCTACGCCGACCTCGCCGCGCTCGGCGACAGCGGGCGCGCCTGGCCGGCCCAGCGCATCCACGGCGACCTGCACCTCGGGCAGGCGCTGCGCGGCACGCGGGACGGCCGGTGGAGCCTGATCGACTTCGAGGGCGAGCCCGCGAGTCCGCTGGCCGAGCGGCGGCGGTTGCAACCCGTGGTCCGCGACATCGCCGGCATGCTCAGGTCGTTCGACTACGCGGCGGCGGTGGGCGCCGGCGGCGCGCACGGCGGCCCGGGGGGCGCCGTCGCACCGCGCGAGCCGCGCGAGTGGGCGCGCCGCTGCCGGGCCGCGTACTGCGCCGGGTACGCCGCCGCCTGCGGCCACGACCCGCGCGCGGAGCCGGAGTTGCTGCGCGCGTACGAGACCGACAAGGCCGTCTACGAAGTGCTCTACGAGGCCAGGCACCGGCCGGACTGGCTTCCCGTCCCCCTGTCCGCGATCCGGCGCCTCGCCGGGCCAGCCGCGCGGGACACGGCATGA
- the treS gene encoding maltose alpha-D-glucosyltransferase: MIVNEPVQDTFEDTPAGDRHPDWFKRAVFYEVLVRSFQDSNGDGIGDLKGLTAKLDYLQWLGVDCLWLPPFFASPLRDGGYDVSDYTAVLPDFGDLADFVEFVDAAHQRGMRVIIDFVMNHTSDQHEWFQQSRKDPSGPYGDFYVWADDDKRYPDARIIFVDTEASNWTFDPVRKQYYWHRFFSHQPDLNFENPAVQEEVIAALRFWLDLGIDGFRLDAVPYLYAEEGTNCENLPRTHELLKRVRAEIDAHYPDTVLLAEANQWPEDVVDYFGDFERGGDECHMAFHFPVMPRIFMAVRRESRYPVSEILAKTPAIPSGCQWGIFLRNHDELTLEMVTDEERDYMYAEYAKDPRMRANIGIRRRLAPLLDNDRNQIELFTALLLALPGSPILYYGDEIGMGDNIWLGDRDAVRTPMQWTPDRNAGFSSCDPGRLFLPTIMDPVYGYQVTNVEAAMSSPSSLLHWTRRMIEIRKQNPAFGLGSFTELPSSNPAVLAFLREYGDDLVLCVNNFSRFPQPTELDLKAFDGRHPVELIGGVRFPAIGELPYLLTLAGHGFYWFRLRPADGADRADTHDSLDQVAVG, from the coding sequence ATGATCGTCAACGAGCCCGTTCAGGACACCTTCGAGGACACGCCTGCCGGGGACCGCCATCCGGACTGGTTCAAACGGGCCGTGTTCTACGAGGTGCTGGTCCGCTCCTTCCAGGACAGCAACGGGGACGGCATCGGCGACCTCAAGGGCCTCACCGCCAAGCTCGACTACCTGCAATGGCTGGGCGTCGACTGCCTGTGGCTGCCGCCGTTCTTCGCCTCGCCGCTGCGCGACGGCGGCTACGACGTGTCCGACTACACCGCCGTGCTCCCCGACTTCGGGGACCTGGCCGACTTCGTCGAGTTCGTGGACGCCGCCCACCAGCGCGGCATGCGCGTGATCATCGACTTCGTCATGAACCACACCAGCGACCAGCACGAGTGGTTCCAGCAGTCCCGCAAGGACCCGAGCGGGCCGTACGGCGACTTCTACGTCTGGGCCGACGACGACAAGCGGTACCCGGACGCGCGCATCATCTTCGTGGACACCGAGGCGTCGAACTGGACCTTCGACCCGGTGCGCAAGCAGTACTACTGGCACCGCTTCTTCTCGCACCAGCCCGACCTCAACTTCGAGAACCCGGCCGTGCAGGAGGAGGTGATCGCGGCCCTGCGGTTCTGGCTCGACCTGGGCATCGACGGCTTCCGGCTGGACGCGGTGCCCTACCTGTACGCCGAGGAGGGCACCAACTGCGAGAACCTGCCGCGCACGCACGAACTGCTCAAGCGGGTGCGGGCGGAGATCGACGCGCACTACCCGGACACGGTGCTGCTGGCCGAGGCCAACCAGTGGCCGGAGGACGTCGTGGACTACTTCGGCGACTTCGAGCGCGGCGGCGACGAGTGCCACATGGCCTTCCACTTCCCCGTCATGCCGCGCATCTTCATGGCGGTGCGCCGCGAGTCCCGCTACCCGGTCTCGGAAATCCTCGCCAAGACGCCGGCCATCCCCTCCGGCTGTCAGTGGGGCATCTTCCTGCGCAACCACGACGAACTGACGCTGGAGATGGTCACGGACGAGGAACGTGACTACATGTACGCGGAGTACGCCAAGGACCCACGGATGCGGGCCAACATCGGCATCCGGCGCCGGCTCGCCCCGCTGCTCGACAACGATCGCAACCAGATCGAGCTGTTCACCGCCCTGCTGCTGGCCCTGCCGGGGTCGCCGATCCTCTACTACGGCGACGAGATCGGCATGGGCGACAACATCTGGCTGGGCGACCGGGACGCCGTACGCACGCCGATGCAGTGGACGCCGGACCGCAACGCGGGCTTCTCCTCGTGCGACCCGGGGCGGCTGTTCCTGCCCACGATCATGGACCCGGTCTACGGCTACCAGGTGACCAACGTCGAGGCGGCCATGAGCAGCCCGTCCTCGCTGCTGCACTGGACCCGTCGGATGATCGAGATCCGCAAGCAGAACCCGGCCTTCGGGCTCGGTTCCTTCACCGAACTCCCGTCGAGCAACCCGGCCGTCCTGGCGTTCCTGCGCGAGTACGGCGACGACCTGGTGCTGTGCGTGAACAACTTCTCGCGGTTCCCGCAGCCGACGGAGCTGGACCTCAAGGCGTTCGACGGCCGCCACCCGGTCGAGCTGATCGGCGGCGTGCGCTTCCCCGCCATCGGTGAGCTGCCGTACCTGCTCACGCTGGCCGGCCACGGCTTCTACTGGTTCCGACTGCGGCCCGCCGACGGCGCCGACCGCGCGGACACCCACGACTCCCTCGACCAGGTGGCGGTGGGCTGA
- the glgB gene encoding 1,4-alpha-glucan branching enzyme, with translation MVLAAAPLAGDERRRLLDGAHHDPHALLGAHSEPAGVRFRALRPFARSVVVVAPGLRAPLRSEGDGLFSGVLPLREVPEYRLLVSYDADGDAEDGRDGGHGRDGGDGRGGGREVHDPYRFLPALGEFDLHLISEGRHEQLWQALGARPMVHQGVTGTRFTVWAPNALGVRVVGDFCRWDGTAFPMRSLGASGVWELFLPGVGEGALYKFDITRPDGSHTVRADPMARRTECPPATASIVHASHHRWHDQAWMAGRTGRPVTESPFSVYEVHLPSWRPGLGYRELAEQLPAYVKDLGFTHVEFMPVAEHPFGGSWGYQVTGYYAPTARLGTPDDFKHLVDALHRAGIGVLVDWVPAHFPRDDWALAEFDGRPLYEHGDPARAAHPDWGTLVFDYGRREVRNFLVANAVYWCEEFHVDGLRVDAVASMLYLDYSRDSGAWSPNAYGGREDLDAVAFLQEMNATVYRRCPGVVTIAEESTAWDGVTRATHHVRPGGFGGLGFGLKWNMGWMHDSLGYVAHDPVHRAYHHHEMTFSMVYAYSENYVLPISHDEVVHGKRALVSKMPGDWWQRRANHRAYLGFMWAHPGKQLLFMGQEFAQGAEWSQEHGPDWWLLDPSYEAEPDHRGVRDLVRDLNTVYAATPALWQRDAAPEGFAWIDGDAAQDNVFAFSRHAADGTPLVCVSNMSPVVRHEYRIGVPDEVPAWVEVLNTDAERYGGSGVGNPDPLKAEPYGWHGRPASVVPVLPPLATVWLRPA, from the coding sequence GTGGTGCTGGCCGCCGCGCCGCTCGCGGGGGACGAGCGGCGGCGGCTGTTGGACGGCGCGCACCACGACCCGCACGCGCTGCTCGGGGCGCACTCGGAGCCGGCCGGGGTGCGGTTCCGGGCGCTGCGGCCCTTCGCCCGCTCGGTCGTGGTGGTCGCACCCGGGCTGCGGGCGCCGCTGCGCTCCGAGGGGGACGGCCTGTTCTCGGGCGTGCTGCCGCTGCGCGAGGTCCCGGAGTACCGGCTGCTGGTCTCGTACGACGCGGACGGCGACGCCGAGGACGGTCGGGACGGCGGTCACGGTCGAGACGGCGGCGACGGCCGGGGCGGTGGGCGTGAGGTGCACGATCCGTACCGCTTCCTGCCCGCGCTCGGCGAGTTCGACCTGCACCTGATCAGCGAGGGGCGGCACGAACAACTGTGGCAGGCGCTGGGCGCGCGGCCGATGGTCCACCAGGGGGTGACCGGGACCCGGTTCACGGTGTGGGCGCCGAACGCGCTCGGCGTGCGGGTGGTCGGGGACTTCTGCCGCTGGGACGGGACCGCGTTCCCGATGCGGTCGTTGGGGGCCAGCGGGGTGTGGGAGTTGTTCCTGCCGGGCGTCGGCGAGGGGGCGCTGTACAAGTTCGACATCACCCGGCCCGACGGCTCGCACACGGTGCGCGCCGATCCGATGGCGCGGCGCACCGAGTGTCCGCCCGCCACGGCGTCGATCGTGCACGCCTCGCACCACCGCTGGCACGACCAGGCGTGGATGGCCGGCCGGACCGGGCGGCCCGTGACCGAGTCGCCGTTCTCGGTCTACGAGGTCCACCTGCCCTCGTGGCGCCCCGGGCTCGGCTACCGGGAGCTGGCCGAGCAACTCCCCGCGTACGTCAAGGACCTCGGGTTCACGCACGTGGAGTTCATGCCGGTGGCCGAGCACCCCTTCGGCGGCTCGTGGGGCTACCAGGTGACCGGCTACTACGCGCCCACGGCCAGGCTCGGCACTCCGGACGACTTCAAGCACCTGGTGGACGCGCTGCACCGGGCCGGCATCGGCGTGCTCGTGGACTGGGTGCCGGCGCACTTCCCACGGGACGACTGGGCGCTCGCGGAGTTCGACGGCCGGCCGCTGTACGAGCACGGCGACCCGGCGCGGGCGGCGCACCCGGACTGGGGCACGCTGGTCTTCGACTACGGGCGGCGCGAGGTGCGCAACTTCCTGGTGGCCAACGCCGTGTACTGGTGCGAGGAGTTCCACGTGGACGGGTTGCGGGTGGACGCCGTGGCCTCGATGCTCTACCTCGACTACTCGCGGGACTCGGGCGCCTGGTCGCCCAACGCGTACGGCGGCCGGGAGGACCTGGACGCGGTGGCGTTCCTCCAGGAGATGAACGCCACGGTCTACCGGCGCTGCCCGGGCGTGGTGACCATCGCCGAGGAGTCCACCGCCTGGGACGGCGTGACCCGGGCGACCCACCACGTGAGGCCGGGCGGCTTCGGCGGACTCGGGTTCGGGCTGAAGTGGAACATGGGCTGGATGCACGACTCGCTGGGTTACGTCGCGCACGACCCGGTGCACCGCGCGTACCACCACCACGAGATGACGTTCTCGATGGTGTACGCGTACTCGGAGAACTACGTGCTGCCCATCTCGCACGACGAGGTGGTGCACGGCAAGCGCGCGCTGGTCTCCAAGATGCCGGGCGACTGGTGGCAGCGGCGCGCCAACCACCGCGCCTACCTGGGCTTCATGTGGGCCCACCCGGGCAAGCAACTTCTTTTCATGGGGCAGGAGTTCGCGCAGGGAGCGGAGTGGTCGCAGGAGCACGGACCCGACTGGTGGCTGCTCGACCCGTCGTACGAGGCCGAGCCCGACCACCGCGGCGTGCGGGACCTGGTGCGTGACCTCAACACGGTCTACGCGGCCACGCCCGCGCTGTGGCAGCGGGACGCCGCGCCGGAGGGGTTCGCCTGGATCGACGGGGACGCGGCGCAGGACAACGTGTTCGCCTTCTCCCGGCACGCGGCGGACGGTACGCCGCTGGTGTGCGTCAGCAACATGTCGCCGGTGGTGCGGCACGAGTACCGGATCGGCGTCCCGGACGAGGTGCCGGCCTGGGTGGAGGTGCTGAACACCGACGCGGAGCGGTACGGCGGCAGCGGGGTCGGCAACCCGGACCCGCTCAAGGCCGAACCGTACGGCTGGCACGGCCGGCCGGCCTCCGTCGTGCCGGTGCTGCCCCCGCTGGCGACGGTCTGGCTGCGGCCGGCGTAG
- a CDS encoding response regulator: protein MENGPAAADGPIRVLVVEDDALAADAHALYVGRVPGFTVVGTVHSAAQARRALDRTAVDLLLLDLYLPDGHGLRLLRTLRATGHGVDVIAVTSARDLAVVREGVSLGVVQYVLKPFTFATLRERLTRYAAFRATVTVGEASGQAEVDRALAALRAPQAPAELPKGLTLATLQAVTEVLRAASAGISANATAEALGISRITARRYLEHLVDTGRAARTPQYGAVGRPELSYRWVSPAAP from the coding sequence ATGGAGAACGGCCCCGCGGCGGCCGACGGGCCGATCCGCGTACTCGTCGTGGAGGACGACGCCCTGGCGGCGGACGCGCACGCCCTCTACGTCGGCCGGGTGCCCGGCTTCACCGTCGTGGGCACCGTGCACTCCGCCGCGCAGGCGCGCCGCGCGCTGGACCGTACCGCCGTGGACCTGCTGCTGCTCGACCTCTACCTGCCCGACGGGCACGGGCTGCGGCTGCTGCGCACGCTGCGGGCGACCGGGCACGGCGTGGACGTCATCGCGGTGACCTCGGCGCGCGACCTGGCCGTCGTCCGGGAGGGCGTCTCGCTCGGGGTAGTCCAGTACGTGCTGAAGCCGTTCACGTTCGCCACCCTGCGGGAGCGGCTGACCCGGTACGCGGCGTTCCGGGCGACGGTGACCGTGGGCGAGGCCAGCGGCCAGGCCGAGGTGGACCGGGCGCTCGCCGCGCTGCGCGCGCCGCAGGCGCCGGCCGAGCTGCCCAAGGGCCTCACGCTGGCGACCCTCCAGGCGGTCACCGAGGTGCTGCGCGCGGCCAGCGCCGGCATCTCGGCGAACGCCACGGCGGAGGCGCTCGGCATCTCGCGGATCACCGCCCGGCGCTACCTGGAGCACCTGGTGGACACCGGCCGCGCGGCGCGCACCCCGCAGTACGGCGCCGTCGGCCGGCCCGAACTCTCCTACCGCTGGGTCTCCCCCGCCGCCCCGTGA